The Longimicrobiales bacterium nucleotide sequence CCAATTGATATCGGTGGTTGACCCGTCGAAATACACCTCGAGGCCCAGATCAGGAGCGGTGAAGCGAGTGTTAACCCCGAATATCTTGTCTGAGATCTCAAGGCGGTACTTCGGTATGAGCCAAAGGAAGATGTCAGCCAGTCGGTCGTTCAGCGTGGCCTCCGGCGCCCCATCTCCCCCCTGAATGTTGAGGAGCACGCCTCCGACTTCGAAGTGCGTAGATGGTCGCCAACTTCCTTCGAAGACAATGACCTTGCTATGCGGGACATCGCGGTCGGCACCCATGTCCCCAACTGTCGCCGAAAGCTCGAACACTCCAACCCGGCGGAGAAGGCCCGGAAGGTGGAACGGAGCGTCTGACGAGAGACGCACCATATCCAGGGCTCGAGCATTGCCTGAAAAGACGCTGCCCCCCAGACGCCCTTGTCCACTAAAGGCGTATTCGCGGCCCACGTCGAGTACGGTGTTCCCTGCCTGGGCTCGTAGGTATCCACTCTGCAGCATCAGGTTCGCGGACGCCCCCTCCTCCTCCGACCAGGCCGACGAAACTCGCGCCCGAACCTGCCCTGAAAAAGATGAGCCAAGCCGCAGATCCGCTTCTGCCTCAGCGCCCCCGGTACCTCCGTCAGCTAAGACACGCCCCTGGTTCCGCTGGAGCAGCGGGTTCAGCACCGCGTCGATGCGGTCAACGATCGGGTGGCCAAAGTCGGCATAGTTCGTGGGTATGGTACGGTCTGGGCTGCGAGCCAACGTGGCGTCCAACGCTGCCTCTCGGACTGCGATGAACGTTTCCTGGGTACCTGATTCGAGAAATCGTGTCGTCAGTCGGGCGAGGGCCTCACGGATCCGAGGCGTATTCACTCTCCCCGGCGCCCCAGCCATGTTGGCCCCAGCCTCCCGAGCGAAGCTTGCAAAGACGGCGCGGGAGTACGGCCGCTGAGCCACGATAGCATCCGGCAATAGCCCCATGGCGATCAACGCATCCACGTCCTCGTACGCCGCATCCATCGTCGAAACGTACGGCGAGGATTGAGAAGCAGCCGGGGCATGCCAAAGCACGCCAACGAATACCGCGAACGTGATCAGGGTACTGAGTCGGGTCATGACCGGGGGCCCGCGTCGCCGTCTGGGTCGGGCAGTGAGGCAGGTTTGCGGCGGCTTTCGACGTGGCAACCCGCTACGCCTCCAGTTTCGTAATAGTGGACTGTCGCCAGCTAGGTGTCCGTTGCCAATGTCATGTCGACCTCTGAGAGAGGTCCGTCCACCCCACCACCGCTCCAGTCCTACCAGAGCAGTTCGGATCGCTTCCGGATTCGGTGACAGGGCGATGGGAGGCACAGACACGTGGTGCGGAGCGCGCTCAGAAGTCATAAGAGAAGATGAAGCGGTAACGATGTGAGATCCTCAAGGGCGCTCCAGCAAATTGGGAATGCGAGGTGATTATGGGCACATGCCCAGCAGGCCGCCTATATCAACTCAACAGCCGTAGATCAAAGCGACAACCCTTCGCTGTCCCTGACCGCAGACGACGGCCTAAAAAGCACGCATGACTCGGCACTCAGCCTGAGCCCGCCACTCTATCCAATGTCCTATCCGCCCGAACGGTGATAGCGTGTCTATCCGGTCCAATCACCACAGGCCGTTGGGACCATGAACAGACGTCTATTTCGCAGTTTGAGCACTCCTTGGGGGACTTTGTGAAAACCACACTCTCGGCGCTGAGCTTGAGCCTCGTCCTAGCAGTTGGAGCGAGCGCACAGCAGGCCAGCCGCACCGCGCCCATCGAGGGCATACGCGACAACGGAACGGGGTACCACGTGCTGGTAGGCGCGCGCGCGGTGACCTCACCCGGCCAATCGATCGACAACGCGACCATCGTCATCCGGAATGGCATGATCCAGTCCGTCGAACGCGGCGGCGCCGCTCCGGCGGGGGCGCGTGTCTGGGACTTGGAAGGCCACACGGTCTACGCAGGCTTCATCGATTCCCACGCCGATCTTGGCATGGATCAGGTCCCGGAAGGCGGGGACGTCGGGCCCACGCACTGGAATCCTCAGGTACGCGCGTGGTTCAGCACCACCGCCAACCTCCAGGACGACGAAGATCGCAGGCAGGCTTTGCGCTCCCAGGGTTTCGGGACGGCATTGGTCGTGCCGAAGCAAGGCATCTTCCGGGGCACGGCCTCTGTCGTGAACCTGGGCGACACCGGAGTCCGCGACCGCATTTTACGACCTGACGTCGCTCAGTCGATCGGGTTCCAGCGGTCCTTTGAACTCGGCGGCCGGTACCCGAACTCGGCGATGGGCACGATCGCGCTCATGAAGCAGACCTTCATGGATGCCGATTGGTACATGCGTGCTTGGGGAGCCTACGAGGCCAGTGGCCGCGCTTTCCTGCCGCCCGAGACGAGCGCTGCGCTGGAAGCACTCGAGAGCGCAGTCCAGGGTCAGCAGCCCGTGATCTTCGAGACACGCAGTGAGGAGGAATACCTCCGGGGCCAAATCCTCGCTGAGGACTTCGGACTGGACGCCTGGTACCGGGGGAACGGTCAGGAGTACCGGATCATCGACGTGCTAGGCGAGAACACGGAGCCTCTGTTTGTGCCGCTCGACTTCCCGGACGCCCCTGATGTGGACAATCCGGAGGCGGCGATGAACGCGTCGCTCGCCGAGTTGCGTCACTGGTACTTGGCCCCGACGAACGCAGGGCAGCTCGCCGATGCCGGAATCGACTTCGCGATCACATCAGACGGCCTGACCTCGGTGGGAGACTTCCTGCCGAACCTGAGGACCGCAGTAGCACGTGGACTCTCCCCTGACGACGCTCTGGCGGCCATCACGACGACGCCGGCCCGTTATCTGGGCATCGAAGGCACACACGGAACGATCGCGGCAGGCAACGTCGCCAACCTCGTGGTCGCGGAGGGTGACCTCTTCACACAGGAAGTCGATGTTCGAGACGTGTGGGTGCATGGGACCGTCTACGGCGTGACCCGTGCGGCACAAATCGATCCGCGCGGCACCTGGGTCATCCAGTCGGAAGATCAGTGGGGCTTCTCAGCTCAACTCACGCTCGAAGGGACGATGAACCGCCTGAGCGGCTACATCGATGTGGCCCCCGGGGCCAACGTGGACGAAGGCGTCCGCGTGCAAATCGCTTCCGCTAGTGTCGTCTCTGAGACGGGCAGGCTGGAAGTAACCTTCGACGGTGAGGAGCTTGGATACGAGGGCACCGCTCTACTGGCGGGCTCGGTGAGTGGCGAAGACTTCTACGGGTGGACATCACTTCCTAACGGCGCCAACCCCTCGTTCCAGGGTGAGCGAACGGCCGCCTTCGATGGCGCGGACGTCGGCACCGTCGCATCAGACGTTCCAGACATCGACCTGCCGTTCATTCGTCCGATGATGGAGTACGGCGTCAGTTCGCTTCCGGACCTACCCAGCGCAGTCATCGTGCGGAACGCGACAGTCTGGACTCAGGGTCCACAGGGTAAGATGGAGAACGCAGATGTCCTGATCCGCGACGGACTGATCGCAGAAGTCGGGATGGATCTCAACGCTCCTGGCGGCGCGGTCCAGATCGACGGAACCGGTAAGCACGTAACACCTGGAATGATCGACCCACACATCCACTCGGGTGTCAGCGCGGTCAACGAGACAGGTGCCACGATCGTGCCCGAGGTCTACATGGGTGATGTGATCACGCACAACAACATCTCGATGTACCGGCAGCTCGCCGGTGGCCTTACGACGGCAATGATCAAGCACGGTTCGGCCAACCCGATCGGTGGCGAGAACGTCATCGTGAAAATGCGATGGGGCGGTCTTCCAGAGGAACTCAAGCTGGAAGGTGCGACCCGGACGGTGAAGTTCGCGCTCGGTGAGAACCCCAAGCGTTGCTGCTTCGAGGGTCGTTACCCCGACACGCGCATGGGCACGCAGGAGATCATCCGTGACCACTTCCTAGCCGCGCGCGATTACGAGCGTGAGTGGCAGGCGTGGGAGACGAACGGCGAAGGCCTGCCACCCAGACGTGACCTCAGGATGGAAGCGATTCTGGACATCTTGGGTCAGGAGCTTTTGATCTCGTCGCACGGGTACCGTGCCGACGGGTACCTCGCGCTGATTCGTTTGGCCGAGGAATTCGGATTCCGCGTTCAGACGCTGCAGCACGCTATTGAGGCTTATAAGCTCGCACCCGAGCTGGCAGAAGCCGGTGTCGCAGCGGCGGTCTGGAGCGACTGGGGCGGCTTCAAGATGGAGGCGTACGACGCTTCGAAGTACAACGCGCGAATCCTGATGGAGGCCGGCGTGACCGTGTCGCTCCATTCGGACAACGGCCAGATCGCCAGTCGCATGAACTGGGAAGCGGGCAAGCTCCTGCGGACCGGGCTGACGGAAGAACAAGCGATGACGACGGTCACCATCAACGCTGCGAAGGTCCTGGCGATCGATGAACGGACCGGATCACTCGAGGCCGGCAAGGACGCCGACTTCGTGGTCTGGAGTGGCAATCCACTCTCGCAGTTCACGAAAGCGGAACAGACCTGGATCGACGGTCGTCGCTACTTCTCCTTGGAGGAGGACGCGGCACTTCGGGTGCAGGTCCAGAGTGAACGTCAGCAGTTGATCCAAGCAATTCTGGCCGCCGGTGGTGGCGGCAATCGCGGTACCAACGGTGGGGGGAACTGATCATGAATAGGAACAAGATTCTCGGAATATTCGCCGCGTTCGCGCTGGTGACCCTGCCCGTCGCCGCGGAGGCGCAGGTCCGAATGACGGTCCCGCCGCAGTCGGAGTCCATTGCGCTGCAGGGAGCCACGATCCACACGGTCACCAACGGAGTGATCGAGAACGGCACGATCATCTTCCAAAACGGCATCATCACCGCCGTCGGCGCTGACATCGACATCCCAGCCGGTACGCGGGTAGTCGACGCGACCGGGAAGCACATTTACCCCGGACTCATCGACGCATTTTCCAGCGTCGGTCTTTCCGAGGTGGGCGCAGTGGATATGTCGAACGACGTGAACGAAGTCGGGGACTTCAACCCGAACATCAACGCGGACGTTGGCGTGAACGCGGAGAGCCGGCATATCGGCACCTCGCGCTCAGCGGGTGTCCTCACGACACTCACCACGCCGGGCGGCGGACTCATCTCAGGAATGTCTTCGGCGATGGCGCTCGAGGGCTGGAGCTGGGAAGAGATGTCCATGGAATCCTCGGCGGCGCTCAACATCAACTGGCCGAACCCGAACCCGCGCGGACGCGGATTCGGTGGCCGCGGCGGCTTCGGGAATCCAGACGGGACCCCGCCCCCGACATACGAAGAGCGGGTGCTGCAGTTGAAGAACTACTTCGCGGAGGCGCGCGCCTATCGTGATGCCGTGGCCGCTGGCGAGGAGGTCCGTACCGACGCCCGTTATATAGCGATGACTCCGGCGTTGAACCGTGACATCCCGGTCGTCGTGTCGGCAAACAGCGCCGCACAGATCAACGACGCCATCACCTGGGCGAAGGAAGAAGACGTCAGGCTCGTGATTCGCGGTGGGGATGATGCGATCCACGTAGCCGCTCGCCTGGTGGCCGAAGAGATCCCGGTCATTCTGACGTCGACCATGAGTGCCCCGAACCGGGATCATGAGGGCTACGACGTGGCCTACGGCCGGGCCGCCGCTCTCTACAATGCTGGTGTGAAGTTCGCGATCTCCGGTGGCTCGGGATCGCTCTACACGGAGCGCCTGCCGTACGAAGCTGGCGTGGCGGTGGCATTTGGGCTCCCGGAGGAGGAGGCAGTGAAGGCGGTGACGATCTATGCGGCGGAGCTCATGGGACTCGACGATCGGATTGGATCGCTAGAAACGGGTAAGCAGGCCACGCTGCTGATCACGACGGGCACGCCCATTGATATGACCAGCAACATCGAGCAGGCCTATATCCAAGGGCGTGAGCTCGACATGAACGACATTCAGAAGCACTTCTTCACGAAGTACATGGAGAAGGTGCGCCAGAGGATGCGGATCATTTCTTAGCGGAAGCGCAGTGGTCACACCTTAGGTCTGTCAGGTCGCAACAAGGAAGCCCCACTCGCACGAACCGGGTGGGGCTTCTTGTTTGGCTACTTTCCAGCCATGCCCACGCCCGCCCCCATCTCCCCGCACCCGCTACGTCTTGGCTTCCTCTACAACCACGACGATATCCACCAGGTCGCCCACACCGCCCCGCTGATCTCGCCCTTGCAACGGTGCCTTCCCACCCTGGAGATCAGCGTGTTGACCTCCAGCCCCGAACAGGCCCGAGCCGTGCGATCCCACTTGGATCCGGAGCAGGCGGCGCCCGACTTCTTGAACCTCGCGGCCGGGCTGTCGAGTCGGGTCCTCGAGCGCGTGATCGGTGGCGTGGCGCCGCTTCGGCGGCTGTCAGTGCTTCGGCGCAACCGGGGTCTGCTGTCCAGCTTCGACGCCCTCGTCGTGCCAGAAACCACGAGCACGTTCCTCAAGACCCGCTTCGGCGTGCGCGATCTCAAGATCATCTATGTCCCGCATGGCGCTGGGGACCGATCAGTCGGCTTTCGGCCGGAGGTGCGAGACGTCGATCTCGCGCTCTTGTCGGGTGAAAAGGTGCGCGATCGGATGGTTCGGGACGGACTAGTGAGACCCGGCGACCACGCGGTCATCGGGTATCCGAAGTTCGATGCATCGACAGGAGCCCCAACTCCGAAGCTCTTCGAGAACGACCGCCCCGTCGTCCTCTACAACCCGCACGCTGACCCACTGCTGTCCTCTTGGTATCGCTTTGGTGAACAGGTGCTCGATTACTTCGCGAACCAGGATCGGTACAACCTCGTCTTCGCACCGCACGTGATGCTCTTCCGGAGACGGGTGCACGCTTCGCTCGAGCATCGGCACGTGAGATTTCGGCCTCCGGTCCCAACACGGTTCCTCTCGATCCCTCACTTGCTGGTGGACCTGGGCAGCGAGCGCTCCATCGACATGACCTACACGCGCGCGGCCGATGTCTACCTGGGCGACGTCAGCAGCCAGATCTACGAATTCATGCGGCGGCCACGGCCCGCGTTCTTTCTGAACGCCCACGACGCCGATTGGCGGGCCGACCCGAATTATTGGCATTGGCGCCTCGGCGAGGTGCTGGACGATCCACGGCGTCTGGGCCATGTGCTCCCCGGCGCAGCCACGCGCGACGATCCGTTCCGGAAAGCGCAGGAGCAGGCGATGCGCGAGACGTTCTCGGTGATTCCCGGGCAGTCGGCTGGGGAGCGGGGCGCCGAGGCCATCGCGCGATTCCTCGCTCGGGAGTGGCCCGTGGAGACGGGTGACGCCACCCACGGAGGGCGACCCAAGTGAATCGATCGCTGCCACAGGTAACCGCAGTCGTACTGGCGGGTCAGCGCCCTACTGGGGACCCGCTCGCGAGGCATTTCGGAAAACCATACAAGGCGCTCGTTGAAGTCGGCGGACGTTCGATGCTCTCCCGGGTCGTTGAGACGTTATTGAGTTCTCCGAGCGTGGGAAGCGTCGTCGTGCTCTGCCAAGAGCCGGACCGGCTTCTCGTCGGGGACACGGCCGATCTCGCCGATCGGGCGCGGGTCCGTATGGTGGCGAGCGGGACCAGAATCGGAACCAGCGTCAGTGCGATCGGTGGCACGGCGACGGCCCCGTGGCCCGTCCTGGTGACCACGGCTGACCATGCACTCCTGACAACCGAAATGGTCGAGAGCTTCCGCGGCGGTGCCGGCGACTGCGGCCTCGCCGTCGGACTGGGAGAACGCGCCACCATCGAAGCCGTCTACCCCACAACGCGGCGGACCTGGTACAAGTTCTCTGACGGGCACTATTCCGGAACGAATCTGTTCCTTCTTGGTGGCCAGGACGTCGGGCCGGCGCTCGCGTTGTGGTCGGATATCGAGGACCGTCGCAAGAGCGCATGGAGGCTGTTGGCCGGTTTCGGGCCGGGCCTCCTGCTGCGGGCGATCACCCGCACGATCAGCGCCCACGACGCCGTTCGGTCGGCGGGTCGGCGCGTGGGCGTCCACGCCCGCGCGGTGGTTCTTTCTCAACCCGAAGCCGTGATCGACGTGGACAAGCTTTTGGACGTGGAGCTGTCGGAAGAAATCCTGGCACGGCGTGAGGGCTTGGCATGAAGAGGGCCTCCGGCTCGTGGTGCGCGGCGGGGATGAGCCAATCCACATATCCGCTCGCCTGGTGGATGAAGAAATCCCGGTTATTCTCACGTCACTAGGCTAGCGGACCCACCGCGGTCGGGTGTTAGGTCGCGGGTTAAAGCCCCACTCCGAACGTCTCCGGGGCCCTTGCCTGCAAAAGCTTATTTGTATAATCTTTGTCTAATAATCTTTATACAACCCTTGTACATTCGATTCGAGCCGCGATCAGCATGCACTTCCGACACTCACAGCGCGCGGCCATGACGGTCTTCGCGTTATCCGCAGCCGTCTTAGCGGCGGACGCAAGCGCACAGACACTAGGGTCTCTGCCCTCGACCCCCTGGTGGGAAGAACTGCGCGATGAAACGCTGACCGAGCTGCTGCAAACGGCCATGGCGGAAAACGGAGACCTCGACGCAGCAGTCGCCCGGATGCTTCAGGCCGATGCCGCCGCGGACCGCGCGAGGGCAATCTTGCTGCCTTCCGTGTCGCTCGACGGCCAGGCGACCACCGGGCCGCTCGATGGTCTGGGTTTCCAGTTTGGCGGTATTCCACGTGGAGAGGGCGGGAGTCCGACTCTGCCGTCCCTCTACTACACGGGTTCCGCGAACGCTCGCGCACGCTATCGGCTCAGCTCTTGGGGTTCGGAATACCGAACGCTTAAGGCCAGCCGACTTGAGGCGAGCGCGAGCCGCGGCGATGAAGATGGTGTGGCACTCGATCTCGTAGGCCAGGTGGCACAGACCTACCTCGACGTCCTGTCCGCGGCCGGTCAGGTCGAGGTGATCGCCCGACAGTTAGAGGTTGGGGAGCAACTCACGGAAGTCTCCCAATTCCGATACGAGCGCGGAGAAGCAACGGCACTGGAAGTCCTACAACAGAGACAGCAGCTCGCAACACTGGGCGCGACCCTCCCGCCGGCTCAAGTAGAACTCCGGTTGGCGCAGGCGCGGCTCGAAACACTACTCGGCAGAGATCCGGCGCGCACATCTGTAGACTTCTCAGCCGAACTACCGCCGGTCCCCATGGCTAGCGCCTCGATTTCGAGCTTCGACCCGCTCGGACGCCCCGATTTCCGCGGCGCCGTGAACCGGTCGGAAGCAGCCGACGAAAGGGTCTCGGCGGCGAAGTGGAGCGTGCTTCCTACGGTGGATCTCTCCGCCAACACGGGCTCACAGTTTTTCAGAAGCCTTGCGACGACCACACAATCGACGTGGGGGGCCTCACTCACCGTGTCACTTCCTATCTGGGACGGGCTGGATCGCTCGGGGCGTGTCCGTGAAGCCTCGGCCAACGCCCGTGCGGCCCGATCCTCTCTCGAGCAGCGTCGTCTGGACGCCCAGGGCGAGGTCGTATCGGCCCGAATTCAACAAGAGGGCCAGCAGCGCCAGCTGTCCGCTCTGCGCGACCAGCTCGACGCCTCCGAGCGTGCCTTCGAGGAGTCGCGGCGCCGCTACCTCGCCGGACTGGCCACGGTACTCGATGTCCTGAACGCGATGAATGGGATGCAGCAGGCTGAGCTAGGTGTGATCCGGACACAACGCATCGCGCTGGCATCCTGGATCCAACTTCGACAAGCAGTCGGCGGCCCCTGGACCCAGGGTCTGCGCCGACGCCTCCTGGAGTCGTCATGAACTGGAAACGCAATAAGGCGGCCCTACCGCTAATCATTGTCCTCTCGGCCTTCCTGGCGGCCTTCGGGCTCGTGATGATGGCGCCCGATTCGGAAGCCGTTGTGCCGACCCGGGCTCTCCCGGCCGTCGCCACCACGATCGTCGAGAGCGACGCCGTCCGATCGACTGTTGTCGCGAGCGGAGTCGCATCTCCCGCGCGTGAGATCACGATCATTCCGGAAGTCTCCGGCCGCGTCGTGTTGATGTCGCCCTCGCTCGTCCCGGGCGGTGTGGTAAGGGCGGGTGACGTACTCACCCGAATCGAAGCGCGTGCCTACGAGCTCGCAGTCGAACAGCAGCGGGGGCAGGTGCGCAGCGCTGAGCTGGAGCTGGAGATCGAAGCGGCCCGCCAGGAAACTGCTCGCGAGGAATGGAAGATCCTCGGCAACGGGGGAGAACCTTCTCCGCTCGTGCTTCGCGAGAGCCAGCGTGCGGCGGCCGAAATGAACCTGGCGTCAAGCAGAAGTGGGCTGGCTCGCGCGGAACTCGAGCTCGAGCGCACGGTGATTAGGGCGCCTTTCAACGCGTCTGTGGTCGAGGAGTCCGTCGACGTAGGCCAAGTCGTCGGTCCGCAGAGCACGATTGCGCGCCTCGT carries:
- a CDS encoding capsule assembly Wzi family protein; translation: MTRLSTLITFAVFVGVLWHAPAASQSSPYVSTMDAAYEDVDALIAMGLLPDAIVAQRPYSRAVFASFAREAGANMAGAPGRVNTPRIREALARLTTRFLESGTQETFIAVREAALDATLARSPDRTIPTNYADFGHPIVDRIDAVLNPLLQRNQGRVLADGGTGGAEAEADLRLGSSFSGQVRARVSSAWSEEEGASANLMLQSGYLRAQAGNTVLDVGREYAFSGQGRLGGSVFSGNARALDMVRLSSDAPFHLPGLLRRVGVFELSATVGDMGADRDVPHSKVIVFEGSWRPSTHFEVGGVLLNIQGGDGAPEATLNDRLADIFLWLIPKYRLEISDKIFGVNTRFTAPDLGLEVYFDGSTTDINWARWESLWDEAAWIAGGRITGLGEEGRLDVFLEGRRTGVRPYTHHHFTSGVTLDQRVMGAFLGPMATGWEVGVDWNATDDQLSFSGAWERYRGDEYRNNGLPGKRFRWDLWSDNPDEIRVRFAGQWLRRPNAAGFYTQLRVGYERVTRFAFTDDGRSNAMVQAKVGWIW
- a CDS encoding amidohydrolase family protein encodes the protein MKTTLSALSLSLVLAVGASAQQASRTAPIEGIRDNGTGYHVLVGARAVTSPGQSIDNATIVIRNGMIQSVERGGAAPAGARVWDLEGHTVYAGFIDSHADLGMDQVPEGGDVGPTHWNPQVRAWFSTTANLQDDEDRRQALRSQGFGTALVVPKQGIFRGTASVVNLGDTGVRDRILRPDVAQSIGFQRSFELGGRYPNSAMGTIALMKQTFMDADWYMRAWGAYEASGRAFLPPETSAALEALESAVQGQQPVIFETRSEEEYLRGQILAEDFGLDAWYRGNGQEYRIIDVLGENTEPLFVPLDFPDAPDVDNPEAAMNASLAELRHWYLAPTNAGQLADAGIDFAITSDGLTSVGDFLPNLRTAVARGLSPDDALAAITTTPARYLGIEGTHGTIAAGNVANLVVAEGDLFTQEVDVRDVWVHGTVYGVTRAAQIDPRGTWVIQSEDQWGFSAQLTLEGTMNRLSGYIDVAPGANVDEGVRVQIASASVVSETGRLEVTFDGEELGYEGTALLAGSVSGEDFYGWTSLPNGANPSFQGERTAAFDGADVGTVASDVPDIDLPFIRPMMEYGVSSLPDLPSAVIVRNATVWTQGPQGKMENADVLIRDGLIAEVGMDLNAPGGAVQIDGTGKHVTPGMIDPHIHSGVSAVNETGATIVPEVYMGDVITHNNISMYRQLAGGLTTAMIKHGSANPIGGENVIVKMRWGGLPEELKLEGATRTVKFALGENPKRCCFEGRYPDTRMGTQEIIRDHFLAARDYEREWQAWETNGEGLPPRRDLRMEAILDILGQELLISSHGYRADGYLALIRLAEEFGFRVQTLQHAIEAYKLAPELAEAGVAAAVWSDWGGFKMEAYDASKYNARILMEAGVTVSLHSDNGQIASRMNWEAGKLLRTGLTEEQAMTTVTINAAKVLAIDERTGSLEAGKDADFVVWSGNPLSQFTKAEQTWIDGRRYFSLEEDAALRVQVQSERQQLIQAILAAGGGGNRGTNGGGN
- a CDS encoding amidohydrolase family protein, with the translated sequence MNRNKILGIFAAFALVTLPVAAEAQVRMTVPPQSESIALQGATIHTVTNGVIENGTIIFQNGIITAVGADIDIPAGTRVVDATGKHIYPGLIDAFSSVGLSEVGAVDMSNDVNEVGDFNPNINADVGVNAESRHIGTSRSAGVLTTLTTPGGGLISGMSSAMALEGWSWEEMSMESSAALNINWPNPNPRGRGFGGRGGFGNPDGTPPPTYEERVLQLKNYFAEARAYRDAVAAGEEVRTDARYIAMTPALNRDIPVVVSANSAAQINDAITWAKEEDVRLVIRGGDDAIHVAARLVAEEIPVILTSTMSAPNRDHEGYDVAYGRAAALYNAGVKFAISGGSGSLYTERLPYEAGVAVAFGLPEEEAVKAVTIYAAELMGLDDRIGSLETGKQATLLITTGTPIDMTSNIEQAYIQGRELDMNDIQKHFFTKYMEKVRQRMRIIS
- a CDS encoding NTP transferase domain-containing protein — encoded protein: MNRSLPQVTAVVLAGQRPTGDPLARHFGKPYKALVEVGGRSMLSRVVETLLSSPSVGSVVVLCQEPDRLLVGDTADLADRARVRMVASGTRIGTSVSAIGGTATAPWPVLVTTADHALLTTEMVESFRGGAGDCGLAVGLGERATIEAVYPTTRRTWYKFSDGHYSGTNLFLLGGQDVGPALALWSDIEDRRKSAWRLLAGFGPGLLLRAITRTISAHDAVRSAGRRVGVHARAVVLSQPEAVIDVDKLLDVELSEEILARREGLA
- a CDS encoding TolC family protein; translated protein: MHFRHSQRAAMTVFALSAAVLAADASAQTLGSLPSTPWWEELRDETLTELLQTAMAENGDLDAAVARMLQADAAADRARAILLPSVSLDGQATTGPLDGLGFQFGGIPRGEGGSPTLPSLYYTGSANARARYRLSSWGSEYRTLKASRLEASASRGDEDGVALDLVGQVAQTYLDVLSAAGQVEVIARQLEVGEQLTEVSQFRYERGEATALEVLQQRQQLATLGATLPPAQVELRLAQARLETLLGRDPARTSVDFSAELPPVPMASASISSFDPLGRPDFRGAVNRSEAADERVSAAKWSVLPTVDLSANTGSQFFRSLATTTQSTWGASLTVSLPIWDGLDRSGRVREASANARAARSSLEQRRLDAQGEVVSARIQQEGQQRQLSALRDQLDASERAFEESRRRYLAGLATVLDVLNAMNGMQQAELGVIRTQRIALASWIQLRQAVGGPWTQGLRRRLLESS
- a CDS encoding efflux RND transporter periplasmic adaptor subunit; translated protein: MNWKRNKAALPLIIVLSAFLAAFGLVMMAPDSEAVVPTRALPAVATTIVESDAVRSTVVASGVASPAREITIIPEVSGRVVLMSPSLVPGGVVRAGDVLTRIEARAYELAVEQQRGQVRSAELELEIEAARQETAREEWKILGNGGEPSPLVLRESQRAAAEMNLASSRSGLARAELELERTVIRAPFNASVVEESVDVGQVVGPQSTIARLVGTDQLRITLSVRIEDLALIDLPENGQEGSPVTIRQRLRTGEHVERQGTVVGLVDRLNPQTRRAELVVLVDDPLNPNGGLPLLPGSSVEGVIEGRVLDSVVRVPRAAVYDGNTVWVVSPEGVLEKRVFEPVWGDDDALFVREGLSAGEVLVTSPLSSPVEGTPVLVIEGGV